GCCATGCTCGTTGCTCAGGCCGCGCTCTTCGGCGACCGCTTCCGGGGTAGAAAGATGGGCGCAGGTGACCTGGAATTGCAGGACTGGTTTGTGCCGGTGCTCTATCAGGACAGGGACGACCCGCAGCTCTTCACATGCAGGCCGGGCGAGGCAGAACAGCGGTTGGCGCAAAAGGGCCGGGAGCTTCAGCTCGGCAAGATACCTGCGGCACCGGAGCATACCTTCGTCGGTCGCAGCAGGAAATTGCTAAAACTGGAACGCCTGCTGGAGCAGGAACAGTACGCTGTGATTCGGGGCAGCGGCGGCATGGGCAAGACCGCCCTGGTAACGGAGCTGGGCCGTTGGCTGGTGCGCTGCGGACGTTTTCAGCGGGCCGCCTTTGTCAGCCTGGAACCGCATTGCGTGCAGGATGCGCGGGGTGTGCTGGATGTCCTGGGCCGCCAGTTGCTGCCGCAGTACAGTGTTGCAACCTATCCTGAGCAGGAAGGCGATGCGCTGGCCTTGGCCCGACAGCCGGTGGAACGTGCTCTGCGGGAACACCCGACCCTGCTCCTGCTCGACAATATGGAGAGCGTCCTGCCTGACCATGCAGGGCAAAAGCCTGCCAGCACCGCTGATGTGGATGAGCTGCTGGATCTCTGCCGCAAACTGACAGCGGCTGCGCCGGACTGCCGCCTGTTCTTCACCAGCCGGGAAGCGTTGCCAAAGCCCTTTGCCGGGATAAAGAACCGGGTGGAGTTGGGGCGGCTCGATCGGTACGAGGCTATCAAACTGGTGGAGCAGGTCATGGCCCTGCACGGCTGGGAGCCGCCAGTTGATGACAGCGCGACCACGCCCGAAGAGATTGATGAGCTGGTGGAGACCGTGAACTGCCATCCCCGCGCTTTGGTGCTGCTGGCACGGGAGGTGGTCAACGGGGTGCGGGTTACGGTTGAGTCGGCAGCGGAACTCATGGCCCGGTTGGAGGCTGCGAATCCGGGGGATCGGGAGAATTCTCTGTATGCCAGCGTGGAGCTTTCGTTGCGGCGTTTGCCGTTGGAGATGAGGGAGCAGATTAAGGGGTTGGCGGTGTTTTATGGGGGAGGGAATCTCTACACCATAAAAGAGGTGCTGGGCGTAGAGCCGGAGGAGATTGAAATTATCGGCGTAATGCTTATTAAGGTTGGGTTGGCCGAGGAACAGGAATATCGGTATTTACGTTTTGACCCGGCTCTACCTAATTATCTTCGTCTTGGGCAAAGCGAGGAGTGGTTGGCCGATTTGGAAGCAACTTGGGTTGAGGCCATGAGGCTATTGGTTATCTTTTTGTATTGGCAATATTTTAAAAATACAAAAATGTCCTCCGCCCTGACTCTACTGGAGTTGCCCAACCTTATGGCCCTGCTGGATTGGCTGGAACAGCAGCTTGTCAAAAATTCGACCAAAGCTGAGGAGATCAGTGGTCTTGCTGGGTTACTTGAAGAGCTGCTGGCTCATTTTAATCGTCCCCAAGCCTTGGGCCGAGCAGTGAAGTTGCGCGAAAAAGCTGCTTGCGCACTCTCTAATTGGGGCTGGGCTCGCTTTGAACACGAACGCCTGCTCATTGAGAGGCAACTCAAGCAAGGCGAGCTGCAAGACGCTCTTAAACGAGCCAGTACCCTGTTGGAAAATGTGAAAGCTGTGGGGCCGCAAGCCTACGAAAATGCTGATTATGATTTGGCAATGGCCCATTTTTCTTTGGCCCATGTATTATACAATGTAGGTCAGGCAGGCCCTGCTTTGGATCTGTTCGTGCAGAGCCAGCAACTTTTTGAGGCTTTTGGTGAAGGAGGCGAGCGTATGGCCTCTGTCTCCTTGACCGAACAAGTCAATTGCTTAAAAGAGCTTGGCCGGTTGGAGGCCGCAGCTGAGAAGCATGAGGAATGCATTGGACGGGAGGAAAAGCTGGAAGACTTTCGAGGGATGGCGACCGATAAGTTCCAGCTAGCAAGCCTGCGCTATGATCAGAAACGCTACGATCATGCCTTGGCCGAATACCATGAGGCTTTGACTATTTTTGAAAAATTGGGTGAACCGGCTTCCGTTGCCACTATTTGGTGCGAGATTGGCATAGTTTATCAGTCGCTTATACAGTATGATGAGGCGGAGACAGCCTACCGCCGCTCTTTAGAAATTAGAACCCAACATAATGATCAGGCAGGTCAAGCAGCAAGTTTGGCTCAGTTGGGCAATCTCTATAAAGATTGTTTGCATCGTTTGGAAGAGGCTCTGGTCTTTTACCGAGAGGCTGCTGACAGTTATGCGCGACGGGGAAATCTGCGGCACGAAGGTGTTGTCCGCAACAACATCGCCGATACCCTGTGCCAGCTCACGCGCTACGACGAGGCGCGGAAGGAGATCAAGCGGGCGATTGCGTGCAAAGAACACATTGGCCTTGCCAGCGAGCCGTGGAAGACTTTCAGCATTTTACGCTATATTGAATTGTCAGAAGGCAACGCCGCTGCCGCTAAAGCAGCTTGGTCCAAGGCGCGGGATGCCTATCTTGCTTACCGCAGGCAGGGTGGATATGCGCAATCTAGCAGCGGTGAACTGGCTGACCAGATTGCGGAGGCTGTGCAGCAGGGAAAGGGAGAAGAAATGGCGCAGGCGTTAGGCCAAATTGCCGAGACCGGTAGGGGCGACCGGCCGGTCGCCCCTACGGTACCCCTCCTGCTTGCCGTGCTCAACGGCTCCCGCGATCTGGCCCTGGCCGATGATCCCAACCTTGATTACGATAATGCCGCAGAGCTACTGTTCCTTATGGAGCGGCTGGACGGCTGAAGAAACCGTCCCGGAGGGACGAACGAAAATAGCCCAGGGTTTTAACCCTGGGGATTTATGCCGCAATCGGACGTAGCCCAAGGTGTTAACCCTGGGCCTTTATACCGCAATAGCCCATAGCCCCCGCGATAAATCACAGGGCTATTATCGGTTGTCCCTCCGGGACAGGAGACGATGAAGGAATAGACAGAAAAAGGAGGAGGTCATGTCACATTCATATATCAGTTGCCACATCCATTATGTGTTCAGCACCCAAAGCCGAGAACCCTGGATCACACCGGACATCCGCGAACGCCTGTTCAGATATATGAGCGGAACAGCACGGAAACATAAGATGGCCTCATTACGGATCGGTGGCACGGAAGATCATATTCATCAGTTGGTCTCCCTTCCGTCAACCCTGTCCGTGGTAAAGGCGGTCCAACTTATCAAGGGCAATTCCTCAAAATGGATTCACGAGACCTTTCCACAACACCAACATTTTTCCTGGCAGGAAGGCTATGGCGGATTCAGCGTCAGTGTCTCGCAGCTTGACCGGATCATCGCCTATATTGATAACCAACAGGAGCACCATCGTTTCAGCTCCTTTGAAGAAGAGTTCTTGCTATTGCTGAAAAAACATCGGACCGAATACGATGAACGATATGTGTTCGGATAACAACCCATCGGCAGAGTCCCGTCCCGGAGGGACGAATGAAAATAGCCCAGGGTTTTAACCCTGGGACAAACAGGATATCGGACACATTACGCCCCCGCGATAAATCACGGGGCTATTACCGGGCTGTCCCTCCGGGACGCTGTTGACGGCTCCATCACAGGGGAAAAGCAACGCCCTGCTGTAAGGTAGCGTGGCTTCGCAACGCAATTGCCGACCCACGCAACAAGAAAGCGGGCTCTCGCAATTACATTGCAACGCCTTGCAACGTTCCTGCGAGACCTTGCTTCTTTGTTGCAAGCTCTCGCAATTGTATTGCGGGCTATGGATTCTTTATTGCAAGCCCTCGCAGGAAGGAAGCAAGAGGCTGCATCTTTATTGCGGTATCCCGATATTACGTTGCAAGGCTCCGCAGGAAAAAAAGAAGAGCCTGTTTTTTTATCATGGGCCGGATAATCCGTCCCGGAAGGACGCTGCTGGAAGGATGCTGCTCTTGCAGAACGGCTCTTTATGCCGAGAAAAAGCCCGACGAAAAATCCA
This sequence is a window from Candidatus Electrothrix rattekaaiensis. Protein-coding genes within it:
- the tnpA gene encoding IS200/IS605 family transposase; this translates as MSHSYISCHIHYVFSTQSREPWITPDIRERLFRYMSGTARKHKMASLRIGGTEDHIHQLVSLPSTLSVVKAVQLIKGNSSKWIHETFPQHQHFSWQEGYGGFSVSVSQLDRIIAYIDNQQEHHRFSSFEEEFLLLLKKHRTEYDERYVFG
- a CDS encoding tetratricopeptide repeat protein — protein: MSDHIFLSHSSKDDNLVKQLRQLLELHGQIPWVDSRELTGGDDLKARIEESIRTARHFLVVISLDALGSEWVQRELRLAQETALVRKAEGYKVITLVLPNVQQGHLKLLFAQEPVHIFLKPGADGLDLAEKLPALFVALGLELPADWQGKESVVAKPLAELLFKLTDPQIEKKENLYWVTATVKLEYIPSDKTSREITSRRYKFTSPLIRDERRGRDDNLEELRWYIERYCQWPVGVFKDRATKTEANLPAWGKALYDAALQAESAREPLTAWQGQSGSRRFSVQVDFEPPEGSSEDEAAQFREAAVELLALPWEIMHDSSGFIGQGGEAVRVRRRLPNRKQTSTLRATLPIRVLLLSPRPEIDKDGKPVGYLDHRSSALPLIEAMEQLGEGLVRVDILRPPTFPALKTALKQAKESGRPYAVVHFDGHGVYDRKVGLGALCFEAARDSGKLGKRLLELVHAKDLAAELRAYGVSLMVLDACQTAKAELDPGSSVAAKLLEEGVGSVVAMSHSVLVETARRFVAAFYQALAQGERVGDAMLVAQAALFGDRFRGRKMGAGDLELQDWFVPVLYQDRDDPQLFTCRPGEAEQRLAQKGRELQLGKIPAAPEHTFVGRSRKLLKLERLLEQEQYAVIRGSGGMGKTALVTELGRWLVRCGRFQRAAFVSLEPHCVQDARGVLDVLGRQLLPQYSVATYPEQEGDALALARQPVERALREHPTLLLLDNMESVLPDHAGQKPASTADVDELLDLCRKLTAAAPDCRLFFTSREALPKPFAGIKNRVELGRLDRYEAIKLVEQVMALHGWEPPVDDSATTPEEIDELVETVNCHPRALVLLAREVVNGVRVTVESAAELMARLEAANPGDRENSLYASVELSLRRLPLEMREQIKGLAVFYGGGNLYTIKEVLGVEPEEIEIIGVMLIKVGLAEEQEYRYLRFDPALPNYLRLGQSEEWLADLEATWVEAMRLLVIFLYWQYFKNTKMSSALTLLELPNLMALLDWLEQQLVKNSTKAEEISGLAGLLEELLAHFNRPQALGRAVKLREKAACALSNWGWARFEHERLLIERQLKQGELQDALKRASTLLENVKAVGPQAYENADYDLAMAHFSLAHVLYNVGQAGPALDLFVQSQQLFEAFGEGGERMASVSLTEQVNCLKELGRLEAAAEKHEECIGREEKLEDFRGMATDKFQLASLRYDQKRYDHALAEYHEALTIFEKLGEPASVATIWCEIGIVYQSLIQYDEAETAYRRSLEIRTQHNDQAGQAASLAQLGNLYKDCLHRLEEALVFYREAADSYARRGNLRHEGVVRNNIADTLCQLTRYDEARKEIKRAIACKEHIGLASEPWKTFSILRYIELSEGNAAAAKAAWSKARDAYLAYRRQGGYAQSSSGELADQIAEAVQQGKGEEMAQALGQIAETGRGDRPVAPTVPLLLAVLNGSRDLALADDPNLDYDNAAELLFLMERLDG